From the genome of Penaeus chinensis breed Huanghai No. 1 chromosome 37, ASM1920278v2, whole genome shotgun sequence, one region includes:
- the LOC125045361 gene encoding dynein heavy chain-like, protein MSFSLHVIQPLCHPAFMSSSIHVIQPSCHPAFTSSDLHVIQPSCHPAFMSSSLHVIQPACHPAFMSSSIHVIQHSCHPAFMSSSLYAIQPSCHPAFMPSNLHVIRPSCHPAFMPSSLHVIQPSRHPAFTSSSHRIIRPSCHPAFMPSSLHAIQPSRHPTFMSSSLHAIQPSCHPAFMSSSLHVIQPSCHPAFMSSSLHVIQPSCHLAFTSSDLHVIRPSRHPAFTSSSLHVIQPSRHPTFMSSDLHVRSAFEAVRRPAIPALDYRWLRALL, encoded by the coding sequence ATGTCATTCAGCCTTCATGTCATTCAGCCTTTATGCCATCCAGCCTTCATGTCATCCAGCATTCATGTCATCCAGCCTTCATGTCATCCAGCCTTCACGTCATCCGACCTTCATGTCATCCAGCCTTCATGCCATCCAGCCTTCATGTCATCCAGCCTTCATGTCATCCAGCCTGCATGCCATCCAGCCTTCATGTCATCCAGCATTCATGTCATCCAGCATTCATGTCATCCAGCCTTCATGTCATCCAGCCTTTATGCCATCCAGCCTTCATGCCATCCAGCCTTCATGCCATCCAACCTTCACGTCATCCGGCCTTCATGTCATCCAGCCTTCATGCCATCCAGCCTTCACGTCATCCAGCCTTCACGTCATCCAGCCTTCACGTCATCCAGCCATCGTATCATCCGACCTTCATGTCATCCAGCCTTCATGCCATCCAGCCTTCATGCCATCCAGCCTTCACGTCATCCGACCTTCATGTCATCCAGCCTTCATGCCATCCAGCCTTCATGCCATCCAGCCTTCATGTCATCCAGCCTTCATGTCATCCAGCCTTCATGTCATCCAGCCTTCATGTCATCCAGCCTTCATGTCATCCAGCCTTCATGTCATCTAGCCTTCACGTCATCCGACCTTCACGTCATCCGACCTTCACGTCATCCAGCCTTCACGTCATCCAGCCTTCACGTCATCCAGCCTTCACGTCATCCGACCTTCATGTCATCCGACCTTCACGTTCGCTCCGCCTTCGAGGCCGTCCGGAGGCCGGCGATACCTGCGCTAGATTACAGGTGGCTTCGAGCCTTATTATAG